In Nostoc piscinale CENA21, the genomic stretch ACCGTGTAGCGGTAAGTGCTAGTAACCTGCTTCAAGCAATCAACGTAGTTAGGATGGACGAACGGAAAAAGCGAATATACGTTTTAGTTGGTGACACAATACAAATAGAAATCTACCCAAACGGGGAGGTTCATCATCCATGAGCAATCAAAATTATCAAACAATGTCGGATGAGCAGTTAAGGGATTATGTTCGATATCATCCGCAAGATATTGAAGCATTTCACGCCTTAATGGATAGATTAGCTCAACGTCCAGGAGTGCTTTGTACTACAGATGAAGAGATAGAAGCAGAGTTACGCAGACGAATACAGGCACAGCAGGATTAAATCAACATTGAATTGAGAAAAAGCGTTGTGTTTGCAGCATAACGCTTTTTAATTTAATAACATCATCAAAGGCGATGTCTGAAGACAAGAAGCAGAGCTTCTACGCACTTTGAAAATTATGCAGACTCCAGCCTAATTTAATTAGACTAAAACTAGGCGATAACCGGCTATTCAATTATGCTACAGTACGATCCGTTGGATTGCTTACCCTCGGCTGAGGATTTGCCCGACTCAGACGATACCCCTGTGGATAACGAACTACAAGATTTAATTCCCGGATTACTCAAAGCTATTTTAGCTATGGCTTGGCCAGAGCGTATGGACTGGTTTTTTGGCGTTGATATGGGGATTTATTACGATCCTGATGAACCAGCCATTGTTCCAGACGGGTTTTTAAGCCTGGGAGTAGAACGAATACTAGATGAAAACTTGCGTCTTAGCTATGTGCTTTGGGAAGAACGGCGCGTACCAATCATGGTGTTAGAAGTAGTTTCGCACAAACGTCGGGGAGAGTATTCTAGTAAAAAAGAATTTTATGCCCAGTTGGGAATTTTGTATTATGTGATTTACAATCCTCTGCGGCGGCAAAAAGCGCGTTTGGAAGTCTATTATTTAGCAGATGGTAAATATAAATTACTCCCAGGAAATCCCGTTTGGCTACCAGAAATTGGTTTAAAAATAGGGTATGAACGGGGAACTTATCTAGGAATTACGC encodes the following:
- a CDS encoding DUF6888 family protein, translated to MEPTVQQLRSLYRVAVSASNLLQAINVVRMDERKKRIYVLVGDTIQIEIYPNGEVHHP
- a CDS encoding DUF6887 family protein; its protein translation is MSNQNYQTMSDEQLRDYVRYHPQDIEAFHALMDRLAQRPGVLCTTDEEIEAELRRRIQAQQD
- a CDS encoding Uma2 family endonuclease, translating into MLQYDPLDCLPSAEDLPDSDDTPVDNELQDLIPGLLKAILAMAWPERMDWFFGVDMGIYYDPDEPAIVPDGFLSLGVERILDENLRLSYVLWEERRVPIMVLEVVSHKRRGEYSSKKEFYAQLGILYYVIYNPLRRQKARLEVYYLADGKYKLLPGNPVWLPEIGLKIGYERGTYLGITREWLYWYDESGKRLLTPEERVQQAEQRAQILAERLRNLGIDPDSVI